The nucleotide sequence CGTCCGGTGCAGATCCGCCTCAACTGGGTGACCCCGCACATGCAGCAGGCCAACCACGACGCTGCGGTTGCTGCTGCGGCCGCAGCCAAGACCGCAGTCGTCTTCGCCTGGAACACCGGCGGCGACGACCTTTCCGCCCCACTGCCGGACAACCAGGACCAGCTCATCACCGACATCGCAGCGGTCAACCCCCACACCATCGTGGTGCTCCAATCCGGCCAGCCGACCGCGATGCCATGGCTGTCCAAGGTCAAGGCGGTCGTAGAGGCGTGGTACGGGGGTGACCAGGCTGGTGTAGCACAGGCGGAAGTACTGCTGGGCAGGGTGAACCCGGCCGGACGGTTGCCGTTCACCTGGCCGACCACCCTGGACCAGGAGGTCGCGCACCAAGCGGCTCACCCAGAGCGGACATCCAACGGCGTCGATACCACCGGCGCCGTCTGCGGGCCTCGAGGCGGCGGTCCCCACGCCTCCAGTGTGTGTAAGACGACGTACTCCGAAGGCATCGACGTGGGCTATCGATTCTACGACTCAGCGAACGAGACGCCGCTGTTCCCGTTCGGCTACGGCCTGTCCTACACGTCGTTCTCGTACTCCGACCTCGACGTCTCAAGGGCCGCAGCCGACGGCGGGCTCAGAGCAAGCTTCAAGGTGACCAACACCGGCTCGGTCGCCGGGGATGCGGTGCCGCAGGTCTACCTCGGCGCGCCCAGCACAGTGCCGGCAGGTGTCCAGTTCGCGCCGAAAGCTCTCGCCGGGTATGACCGGGTCCACCTCGCCGCCGGTGCCTCGACGTGGGTCACCATCGGCGTGCCGGTGCGCCAGCTGCAGTACTGGTCTGACGTCTCGGGCTGGACCAAGGCCCTGGGCACCCGGAAACTGGTCGTGGGCGGCAACGAGCACGACACCGCACTGACCACGAGCATCACCGTGAAGTAGAAGCCATCCCCACAACGGCCCCTGCGCACACCCGTGCACAGGGGCCGTTTCACGTGTGCTGCGCACACCCCGGCCGAAAATCTCCGACGAAGACGTACAGCGTCGACGCTTTGCAGGCGTTCCACGAGCACTACCTTGGCCTCGTCCGCTCGCAGGCCGGACCCCGCGCACGCCGTCGTCTTCGAAACGAAGCCGATCGTGTTCGCACTGTCGACGTGACGCAATCGCCGCCACTACGCCGTCCGTTGATTGATCGATGACCGGGCAGCGGTTCCACGGTTCGTCGGCAGGGTATCGGCGGGCTCGTGAGTGCCCGGGCTTGCGCTGAGCGAGGTTGCGGGTGGCGGCGGCGAGCCAGTCCGCGAGGGCCGGGTCTTTGCGCAGCCCGGTCGCCTCACCGAAAGCCATCCCTCGCCCATCGAGCGACCTGTTCCCATCTGCGCACGGGATACGTGAGGCTTTGCGAGCAAGTTGGCATCTTCGGCTGAATCGATGCGAACGGCAGACTGCCATCTTTGTGCACGACCACTGCCATGGCGCCGTCGACCATCAGAGCCAGCACACCGAACATGCGCACTTCTCGTAGTTGCTGAGCCGGCAACATCGCCCTGATCCGGTCCATCAACTCCAGGGGCGAGTCGCGTCTCGGCGGCCATGAAAAATTGCCCGTAGGTGGCCACGAAACTGCCCACCCTTGTTCCCGACACCCCCCGGTTTGCCCGGTGCTTTCGCTCCCCTTCGACGGTCAGCTGATCCTGTTGCGCTTGGGCTTAAGCGTCGGCGTGTTTGCGTTGTTGCTGCTCGGCCTCTTCGGCCGCTGATTCGACGGCCAGCCGTTGGGGGTGGGCCGCATCCGTGGCCGCATCGGCACGAGGGTGACCGTCTTCTGTGCCTTCTGGAGCTTCTTTGTCCCTCCTGGCCGCGGCTGCGGGCAGATGCGCCGGTCAGGAACCGGTTCCGGTGGTGGCCTTGTGGCGAAGTGCGGCGAGTTTGCGGCGGGTTTCCGGGTCGGCGGCGTAGGTCTTGGCGTTGGCGATGACCTTCTGGCCTTGCGGGGTGCGGGCCAGGGCGGCCAGGCCGCCGATCCAGCCGAATTTTTTCAGTAGTCCGACCATCAGTTTTTCGTCCTTTCGACAGGGCGCGGTTGCGATGGTGGTGGGGCACGGCGGAACACCCCACCGCGGCCCCGCCACCGGTTCGACGGCGGCGTGATCGGCCGGGTCAGTGGCCCAGTACGTCTTTGGCGGCGTCTTTGACTTTTTCGCCGGTCTGCTTGACGTCGGCGGAGGCCTGGTCGGCCTGGCCTTGGGCCTGCAGGTCCTCGTTGCCGGTGGCCTTCCCGGTGGTTTCCTTGGCCTTGCCCGCAGCCTGCTCGGCGGCGTTCTTGATCCTGTCTCCCATAGCCATGGTGGTGAACCTTTCCACGTGTCGATGCTCCGCGGGCCGGGTGGCCGGCGGGGAACGCTCCCGGTCGGCCGCCGCCGCCGTTTACGTCGTAAATGCGATTGTTACACGGCCCGAAGGCTTTTGCACCCGTGCGTCGACTAATTTTTCCCGAGAGTTTCCAGGTGCGCGACGAGCAGCCCCAGTGAGCTCTGGAAGACTTCAGCGGAACGATTCTCCGACAGCAGTGGTTTGAGATGTTGTAACAGCGGGTAGCCGTCGAGGTCGCTGGTCTGGGGTGTGCCGGGGTCGGCGTCATCGACGGGGCCGATGTCGGCGCCCTGGGCGGAGACCTCCAGTAGGAGGTGGCCGAGAAGGAAGCTGGAGAAGGCCTGGTAGGCGGCGACGGCGGCGCGGTCGGAAAATTCGCAGTCCCGGAAGTTCTGCAGAAACGATTCCATCCAGCGCAGACTGCGCAGCGGCGGCCGCACCCACGGCGCGGCGGGGGGGCGGGTCGCGATCAACGGGAACAGCTGCGGGTGGGCCAGCGCGATCCGCCGGATGCCGTGGGCCAGCCGCTGCAGGTAGTCCGCCCAGTCATCCGAGTGCAGGTGGACATCGGGATCTCCGTAGAGCTCGTCGATGACCACCTCGACGATGCCGTCCAAAAGGGCATCGCGACCTGCGACGTAACGGTAGAGCGCCATGCCCTCCACACCCAGGTAGGCGCCGAGCTTGCGCATGGTGAGCCCGCGTAGGCCGTCCCGGTCGACCATCGCGATGGCGCCGCCCAGAATGGTGCGGCGGTCCAGGTTGCCCGGGCCGGCGCCGGCGCCGGGCGCGGCGGTGGGTAGCACCGCGGCGGCGCTGCCCCGGCCGCGGGGGCTGTCCGGATCGATCTTGGTGTTCACGACACCTCACTTCTCATCTGCAGTTGTCGTCATTGGAGCCTGATGTGCAGAAATCCTCTGCCCGCAGGACGACTGATCTGCGTCGGTGGTTCCGCTACCGATCTATTTACAACGTAAATGCTTGAGCCCCCGATGTACAGGGCACACGACCTTCATACGCCGACGACGCATCGCACGACACCGGTGCCACTCGTCGATCACGCTCAGTAGTCGTTGACCACACAGCGCAGGTATTCTCGCAGTTCGCTGTTTACCTTGTAAATTCCGGGAATGTGTGGTGTCGTTTACCCAGTAAACGCGAGCCTCCCACCGGGGGTGCCGCCCACGTTGTCATCCCTGAGGGAGATCCCCCTGTGTCCGATTCACTGAAGGCCGGCCTGACGTCGGTCATCACGTTCGTCCCGAAACTGTTGGCGTTCCTGCTGATCCTGATCATCGGTCTGCTGATCGCCAAGGCCATCGCCAAGGTCGTCGCCAAGATCCTGGAGCGGGTCGGCTTCGACCGGGCGGTGGAGCGTGGCGGTATCAAGAAGGCGCTGGCCAAGAGCGACTACGACGCCTCGACCATCATCGGCAAGATCATCTACTACGCGTTGGTGCTGTTCGTCCTGCAGCTGGCGTTCGGGGTGTTCGGTCCGAACCCGATCAGCGACCTGATCTACAAGATCATCGCGTTCATCCCCGCGCTGGTCGTGGCGATCATCATCGTCATCGTGGCCGCCGCGATCGCTGCCGGTGTGAAGACGTTGATCCAGGGCACCCTCGGCGGATTGTCCTACGGCAAGACCCTGGCCAACATCGCCTCCATCTTCATCCTGTTCCTGGGTGTCGTCGCCGCGCTGAACCAGATCGGTGTCGCCACGACCGTGACCACTCCGGTGCTGATCACCATCCTGGCGATCATCGGTGGCACCGTCATCGTCGGCGCCGGCGGCGGACTGATCAAGCCGATGCAGGCCCGGTGGGAGACCTACCTTTCCAAGGCCGAGGAAGAGGCCCCGAAGATCAAACAGCACGCCGCGAACGCTCCCAGCGTCAAGGAGCAGGCGCAACAGGCCGCCAACCAGGTCAAGCAGGCAACCAGCGGCGATACGCGTCCGGGATCCAGCGCCGCCCGCCGCTGACCGCTGCGATCGGTAACCCGTTGCAGCGCAACATTTTCTTGCATCAATTCCCGGTAGTTCACCGGTCGGTTGCCCGGTCGGCGGGTAGCAGCAACTCTTGAAGGAAGTAGTCAACGAGATGACCAACGCACAGGGCCCCGAGGCCTACGCAGGCAAGACCGCCGTCGACACCGCCGGCGACAAGATCGGTACCGTCGAGCAGGTCTACGTCAACGACACCAGCGGTGTCCCGGACTGGGTCACCCTCAAGACCGGCATGTTCGGCAAGGACCGCTTCGCCCCGCTCTACGGTGCCTCGTTCAACGGTGATGACCTGGTGCTTCCCTACACCAAGGACGTCGTCAAGGACTCCCCGGCGGTGTCTGATACCGATCACCTGGACAACGACGAGTCCGACGCGCTGTTCCGCTACTACCAGCAGTACCTGGGCGCCGACTCCAGCTACGACCGCGGCACCGAGACCGAATACCAGACCAACCAGGCCGCCGCCGGCAAGGCAGGTATCCGCAAGTACGTCGTCACCGAGCAGCAGACCGTCAACGTCCCGGTGTCCCACGACGAGGTCCGCGTCATCCGCGAACCCCTGCAGCCGGGCGACTCCGTCGATGGCGCGACCATCGGCGAGGACGCCATCGAGGTCACCCTGATGGAAGACAAGGTCCACGTCGACAAGGACATCGTCGGCGTCGAGAAGGTTCGCCTGGCCACCGAACAGGTCACCGATCAGCAGGCCGTCACCGAAGCCGTCCGCAAGGAACAGATCGAGACCACCGGTGTCGACACCACCGACGGCACCGTCCCGGCGCCGAAGAAGTAAGTCCCACCCGCGAGATCAGTTCCACCCCTGTCAGTTTCGAGACCCCGGAGGCGGGGGCTCACTGGCTGTCGACCGGCGCGGGGCGCAGGACAACGTTCCTTGCGCCCCGCGCCACCCGACGACATCCCCCCCACCGCCGGCACACGCACCTGTACGCGGCCGCCGCGGCCCGTGAGCCCCCTTTTCCCCCTCGTCTGGAGTCCCGCTATGAGCACACCCGTGAACCGACCGCCCGCAGATGACCAAACCGGGGAGCGCTACAACCCCACCGACCGAGTCGCCGCCGTCGATCAGACGCCCGCGGTGGACCGCTACGCCCCGGCCGCCGACGGCAGCTATGCCGCCACCTCCACCTGGGAAGAGCCCATCGCGGTGCCCGCCCAAGGAAACCGCGTGTCCGTGCAGGAACCGGTGATCGATGCGCCCGCACGTTCCTACGGTGAGCACGCCGCCGACCTGGGCATCGACCACGATTCCGTGATCACACGCGAGAAGGAGCAGTTCGGCGGGATGAAGTTCGGGTCCGGATTTTTCGGCTGGGTCGCCGCCGCCGGCATCGCCGTCATCCTCACCAGCCTGCTGACCGCCGCCGGCGTTGCGCTGTCCTTGACCAGCAAGACCTCGACCGCCGACATCGCCAACCAGGCCGCCGCCGGCACCGGCACCGCCAAGACCGTCGGTCTGGTCGGGGCGATTCTGCTGCTGGTGGTGCTGTTTGTCGCGTACTACTGCGGCGGGTACGTCGCCGCCCGTATGGCCCGGTTCAACGGCGCCAAGCAGGGACTGGCCGTCTGGCTGTGGGGCATCGTGTTCGCCGTCGTCATCTTCGTCCTGGTCAAGATCGCCGGCGACAAATACAACATCCTCACCAACCTGAACCTCCCGCGGATCCCCGTCGGCGAAGGCAACGTCACCACCACCACGATCATCGCGATCGCGGCCATCATCATCGTCACCCTCGGCGCCGCCCTACTCGGCGGACTGGCCGGTATGCGCTACCACCGCAAGGTCGACAAAGTTGGCCTGACCGTCTGACGCACCCGCCGCGTCCGACCACTGGTGCACCGCTACCTACTGACGCCGGTCGGCCACCTCCTCTGCTGCACAACATGTTTCAGGAGAAAGAGTCAGTGACTACACGCAATACCGTGATCCGCAGCCTGCACGACGTCGGCCTGGCCGTGTGGTGCGGCGGCGCGCTGATGGGCGCCATCGGTTTGAACGGCACCGCCAACCGCGTCATCGACAGCAAGGACCGCGCCGCGACCGCCTCCGCCGGCTGGGCCCGGTGGGCTCCGGTGAACGCTATGGCCATCGGGGCGCACGCCATCGGCGGCATCGGGCTGATCGCAGCCAACAAGGGCCGCGTCGCCGGCCAGGACGGCGTCGCAGCGAACACCATCATCAAAGCCGCCCTCACCGGCGTCGCCTTGGCCAGCACCGCGTTCTCCGGCTGGAAAGGTGCTGTGGTGGCCAAGGCCGGCCAGTTCCCCGCCGACGGCGCCGTCATCCCCTCCGCCGCCACCCCGCCCGAGGTCGCCACCGCCCAACGGCAGCTCCGGATCGCGCAATGGGTCACCCCCGCGGTCACCGCGGTGCTGATCGTCCTGGGCGCGGCGCAGGGTGAGCAGCAGCGCCCCACCCAGGTTCTCAAAGGCCTGCTGCACCGCAGCTGACCCACGCGTGCAGCACCCTCCGACTAATTCCCCGCGCAGTGAAAGACGATGAAATGACTGATCTCCCAGTTGATCCTGCCTTGCGCCTTGCGGCTGATTCGGTCGCGGTCGGGGTGGGGGAGGACCGCAACTTTTTGGTCCGGTCCGAGGAACAGCTGCGGGTCAGCTCGGTGCGGGTGCCCTCCGGGTCGGCGCGGCTGGAGAAATTCGTGGTCACCGAAACCCAGACGATCACCGTCGAGGTCAGCCACGAGGAGTACCGGCTCGTCCAGGACCCGATCACCGATCCGGGTCCGGCGCCGCGGCACCTGAATCGGGGTGGGCAGCTCAACACCGCCCGCTGGCTGTACGTGAACAGGGAAGAAGTGGTCATCACCAAGAAGGTGATGCCCGTGGAACGGGTCCGCATCGAGGTGTACCCGGTCACCGAACAACGCCAGATCACCGAAGCGGTCCGCCGCGAACACATCGACACCAGCCACCCCGGCGACCCGGATACCCCCCGGCCCGCCTAGAGCGTGTCTGGTAATTCAGCGGAGGTGCAGCACGCTGGCGGCCAGATGGACACCGCCAAGGAATGTCAGGGCGTGTTTGTCATAGCGGGTGGCGATGCCGCGCCACTGTTTCAGACGGGCGTATCCGCGTACTGTGTAGCTGCTTGAGTCAAGTAGTATTTGGCCATGTCAGAGCCAGTGTGTGCCTACCCGGTCGGTGGTGTCGATTACCCCCGGACCTTTCAGGAGTTGCTGGAGTGGTTCCCGGATGACTCGTCGTGTCTGGCGTATCTGGAGCGTCTGCGGTGGCCCCAGGGGTTTGTGTGTCCGGTGTGCGGGGCGCCCGGCGGTTGGCGTACGGCGAAGGCGAAATGGATGTGCACCAGGTGTGGCCGGCAGACGTCGGTGACCGCCGGCACGATCTTCCACCGGCTCCGGACGCCGCTGTCGACGTGGTTCGCGGCGATCTGGTTCATCACCTCGCAGAAGAACGGGATGTCCGCGCAAGGTCTGCAGCGGGTGCTGGGTTTCGGATCCTACGAAACAGCGTGGGCGTGGCTGCAGAAGCTACGCCGGGCGATGGTCCGCCCCGAGCGGGAGTTGCTCTCCGGTGTGGTGGAGTTAGATGAAGTGTTCATCGGCAACGAGCCTCGCGGCCGCGCAGGCGGCGTGAAGGACCACACCGCGGCGATGATCGCAGTGGAATCGATCCCCGGCCGCAAGCTGGGCAGGGTCCGCATCGAGCTGGCCGAGACAGCCCGATCGGTCAGCATGCTCGGCTTCGCCGACCGCGTCATCGCCAAAGGATCAACGGTCAGAACCGATGGCGCCAACTACCTGAAGAAGCTGACCGCGGCCGGCTACGAGCACGTCGCGTTCGTCGGGACCGACAGCGCCGAGCCCGCCCACATCAACCTCCCCGGCGTCCACATGGTCGCCTCGCTGCTCAAACGCTGGCTGACCGGCACCCTGCATTACGCGGTCTCCCAGGAGCACCTGGCCTACTACCTGGACGAATACACATTCCGGTTCAACCGACGCACCTCGAAGAGTCGCGGGCTTTTGTTCTACCGACTGTTGCAGCAGGCCGTGAACACAGACCCACACCCGCTCGCTGAACTGCGCAATCCTGTTGCAGCAGTGGACGTCCCGTTCTGAACTTTACTCAAGCAGCTACCCGGTATCCGCGTTCGACGGCGTTGCGGCGTTTGTACTCCTCGGCTTCAAATCCTGGTGGGCGGCCACCGCGTGAACCCTTCGCCTGACGATGGGCCTGCTGGTCACTGCGCTGCGGAATGGTGTTGCCGATACGTCTGCGCCGCAACTCCTTCCGAGTGGAGGGATGCGAATACGCGCGATCGGCCAGTACCCGGAACCGGCGGGCCCGAACGCCCCGCTGCTGCCGGCGGTGCAGATCCAACAACGGCACCAACTGGGGATTGTCGCCGGCCTGGCCGGGCGTCAGGATCACCGTCACAGGGCAGGCCCGCTGATCGGTCAAGGAATGGATCTTCGTCGACAGACCGCCCCGGGATCGGCCCAACGCGTGGTCAGCGGGTTCGACCGGCAAATTCTTGTCATTCGATGGTGCCCCCTGTGTCCTGCTCGACCGTCGAAACGACCTCCGAGGTGACGCTCTTGCGAGCCCCGGCCGCGTGCTGGTGCGCGCGCACCACCGTGGAATCCACCGACAGCAACTCGATGACGGCGTCACCCTCAACGTCCTGGACAAACCCAGCCCGTTTCGCGGCCACCAAGATCCGGTCATAGGTACCGTCGGTTGACCAGCGGAAATGCCGTGCCCACACCGTCTGCCAACGACCCAGCTCGGTCGGCAGATCCCGCCACGGCGAGCCCGTCCGGTAGCGCCAGCAGATCGCCTCGAGCATCTCGCGGTGATCGTTCCACGGACGGCCACGCCGACCACCGTAGGCCGGCATCAACGGCTCGACCACCGCCCAGAACTCGTCCGAGATCACTCCTGTACGCGCCATAGGAAGATCATCAACGTCGAGGCGCCGATTGATTAGCAGACACGCTCTAACCGCTGCCGCGCAACTGCATTCAGCGCAGCCAGTCCAGCGCCAGCAAGCATTGCCTGTAGCTGCACCCCTCTGATGGAAGAAGGCACCATGAACTTTGACAAAGACACCATCCTGCAGTTTTTGCACGGCAACGGCCAGCACGAGCAGGCCGACCAGGCCGCGACGGAATTACCCGACCAGGTCGACACCGACCAGCACGCCGGGCTGCTGTCCAAGTTCGGGATCAACCCCGCCGACCTGATCAGCAAGTTCACCGGCGGCGGCGGAGCCGGTACCGGCGGCGGCTTGGGCGGCATCATCGGTAAACTGGTGTGACCCCATCTGGGTCAGGTAGGGTATGCGCGTGCAGAGGCTGCGGTGGTTTCGGCGCCGGGGGACCAGGGCTGAAGGTGTGCGGCGGACAGCCGCGGTCCAGGACGCGCAGGACAACCCTCACTCCCGCGGACAACTGGGGGGCAGGTCAGGAGAGCACCCGTGTCGCAGCACCCCGCCGGCGCCATCGAACTGCCGCGCACAGTAGGTCCCCAGCGGGGCCGGGAGCCGCACCCGCCGGATCCGGTCGGCGTCACCGCTCTTGGCCAGATCAATCGGTCGGAGATTTTGCTGGCCGCCGCGGCGGTGATCGAACTCCGCGGCATCCGCGAGTTCACCGTCCGCGGTCTGGCCGATCAGCTGGGCCTGCCGGTGGCCGCCCTGACCCGCATGTTCGGCACCCGCGATGAACTGTTGGACGGGATCGTCGAGGTGGTCATCGACGAGGTGTACGCCGACCCGGACATCCAAACCGACACCGCGCAGTGGCAGGAATATCTGCAGCGCGTCGCACACGGGGTTCGGCGTGTCGCCCGCGGCCATCCACATGTGTTCGCGGTAACTGGTCAGGTCTCACCGCGGTGAAATAGACTGTCATTCATTGGGCGAATAGACCGGAGAATGTCGATCTATGTGGGGTGAGCCGTGTCGGCGTGTCGCCGAACAATGGTGTTGTCTGATGCGATAATAATGGAATGACGCAGCCGACGTACGCCGAACTGGTGGAACTGATCGTCGAAATGCGCACCGAACTGAACACCCTCCGCGCCGAGAATGCGGCATTAAAGGTGCGGGTCGCGGACCTGGAAGCACGGTTGCGGACCAACTCGCAGAACTCCTCGAAGCCACCATCGGCGGACGGACCCGGCAAGGCGAAGACCAGGTCGCTGCGCACGCCGTCCACACGCAAGCCCGGCGGACAGGACGGGCACCGCGGGCAGACTTCAGCCCAGGTCGCCGACCCGGATGTGGTGATCCGCCACGAACCGAGCTGCTGCACTGGCTGCGGATCGGATCTGGCCGATGCGACCGAGGTTGGCTGCTCACGCCGGCAGGTCTTCGACATCCCGCCGATCAAAGTGCACGTCACCGAACATCAGATCATCAGCCGCCGCTGCCACTGCGGGAAGACCTCGACCGGCGACACACCCGCCCAGGCGGGCGGACCCGTGCAGTACGGGCCGGTGATGTGCGCGGTCGTCATCTATCTGTTCATGGGGCAGTTCCTGTCCAAGAAGCGGACCGCCCAGGCCATCAGCGAACTGTTCGGCATTCCTGTCTCTGATGGCACCGTCGCCGCGGTGACCAGTCGCGCCGCCGGTGACCTGGGCGAATTTTTGGGGTCTCCTGACGTTTTCGTGGGTGGTTTAGCGTCCGGGAAGCGGCGGGCATAACCCGCCGCGGGTGAGCATTGCCATGGCTATCAACGCTTCTGGGCTGTGAAAGCCGTACGACCTGCGGGTCAAGGCCCGTAGGTGAGTGTTGGTGGCCTCGGATTGGGCGTTGCTCATCTGGTGGATCAGGGTGTTCCAAATCAGCTGCTGGAACCGCTTCAACGTTGCGGCCAGGGCGATGAACCCGGGCAGTTGGGAGCGGCGGGCCCAGGCGATCCAGCCGGCCAACAGTTCACGGCCGGCCTGGCCCTTGACCTGGAACACCGCGCGCAGTTGCTCCTTCAGCAGATACGCCCGATACAGATGCCGGTTGGTCTGGGCGATCGAAGCGAGGGACCCGCGTTGCTCCGGGGACAGGTCCGCCGGGTTTTTCAGCAATGCCCAGCGGCTGCCCTTCACCGACGACGCCTGCGCAGAGCTACTGTTACCCCGCAGCGTGTTCCACGTCTGACGACGGACCTTGTCCAACTCCCGGGTGGCCCACCCCACGATATGAAACGGATCCAATCCCAGCACCGCCTGCGGCGCGCGGGCCGTCACGGTGTCGTGGATCCACTGCGCCCCGTCGGCCGAGACGTGCGTCAACGCCGCCGCCCGTTCTGGGCCGAGTTGGTCGAAGAACCGACCCAGGGTGTCGCTGTTGCGGCCCGGTGCGGCCCACACCAATCTGCCGGAGTCTTGATCGACCACGCACGTCAGATACCGCTGGCCTTTGCGGTGGGAGATTTCATCGATGCCGATCCGCCGCAGCCCCGCGAGCACGTCCCGGCCGGCCAAACCGTCGGCGACGACGTGCTCGATGATTGCGCTCACGTGCCGCCACGACGTCCGCATCAACTGCGCCACCACCGACGAAGCGGTGTGCGCCGCCAACCACGCGCACTGGTCTTCAAACG is from Nakamurella sp. PAMC28650 and encodes:
- a CDS encoding CsbD family protein — protein: MAMGDRIKNAAEQAAGKAKETTGKATGNEDLQAQGQADQASADVKQTGEKVKDAAKDVLGH
- a CDS encoding TetR/AcrR family transcriptional regulator, yielding MNTKIDPDSPRGRGSAAAVLPTAAPGAGAGPGNLDRRTILGGAIAMVDRDGLRGLTMRKLGAYLGVEGMALYRYVAGRDALLDGIVEVVIDELYGDPDVHLHSDDWADYLQRLAHGIRRIALAHPQLFPLIATRPPAAPWVRPPLRSLRWMESFLQNFRDCEFSDRAAVAAYQAFSSFLLGHLLLEVSAQGADIGPVDDADPGTPQTSDLDGYPLLQHLKPLLSENRSAEVFQSSLGLLVAHLETLGKN
- a CDS encoding DUF2382 domain-containing protein, with protein sequence MTNAQGPEAYAGKTAVDTAGDKIGTVEQVYVNDTSGVPDWVTLKTGMFGKDRFAPLYGASFNGDDLVLPYTKDVVKDSPAVSDTDHLDNDESDALFRYYQQYLGADSSYDRGTETEYQTNQAAAGKAGIRKYVVTEQQTVNVPVSHDEVRVIREPLQPGDSVDGATIGEDAIEVTLMEDKVHVDKDIVGVEKVRLATEQVTDQQAVTEAVRKEQIETTGVDTTDGTVPAPKK
- a CDS encoding YsnF/AvaK domain-containing protein; its protein translation is MTDLPVDPALRLAADSVAVGVGEDRNFLVRSEEQLRVSSVRVPSGSARLEKFVVTETQTITVEVSHEEYRLVQDPITDPGPAPRHLNRGGQLNTARWLYVNREEVVITKKVMPVERVRIEVYPVTEQRQITEAVRREHIDTSHPGDPDTPRPA
- a CDS encoding IS1595 family transposase — protein: MSEPVCAYPVGGVDYPRTFQELLEWFPDDSSCLAYLERLRWPQGFVCPVCGAPGGWRTAKAKWMCTRCGRQTSVTAGTIFHRLRTPLSTWFAAIWFITSQKNGMSAQGLQRVLGFGSYETAWAWLQKLRRAMVRPERELLSGVVELDEVFIGNEPRGRAGGVKDHTAAMIAVESIPGRKLGRVRIELAETARSVSMLGFADRVIAKGSTVRTDGANYLKKLTAAGYEHVAFVGTDSAEPAHINLPGVHMVASLLKRWLTGTLHYAVSQEHLAYYLDEYTFRFNRRTSKSRGLLFYRLLQQAVNTDPHPLAELRNPVAAVDVPF
- a CDS encoding TetR/AcrR family transcriptional regulator, which encodes MSQHPAGAIELPRTVGPQRGREPHPPDPVGVTALGQINRSEILLAAAAVIELRGIREFTVRGLADQLGLPVAALTRMFGTRDELLDGIVEVVIDEVYADPDIQTDTAQWQEYLQRVAHGVRRVARGHPHVFAVTGQVSPR
- a CDS encoding DUF6444 domain-containing protein, whose protein sequence is MTQPTYAELVELIVEMRTELNTLRAENAALKVRVADLEARLRTNSQNSSKPPSADGPGKAKTRSLRTPSTRKPGGQDGHRGQTSAQVADPDVVIRHEPSCCTGCGSDLADATEVGCSRRQVFDIPPIKVHVTEHQIISRRCHCGKTSTGDTPAQAGGPVQYGPVMCAVVIYLFMGQFLSKKRTAQAISELFGIPVSDGTVAAVTSRAAGDLGEFLGSPDVFVGGLASGKRRA
- a CDS encoding ISL3 family transposase, whose amino-acid sequence is MRGVTIWRKLLGVEQLQVCDVAWEEADDRQVLVVSVRATKGARSRCGRCRRRRPGYDQGGGTRRWRSLDWGSTMVFLQAAAPRVNCRTHGVVVAAVPWARPGARATRAFEDQCAWLAAHTASSVVAQLMRTSWRHVSAIIEHVVADGLAGRDVLAGLRRIGIDEISHRKGQRYLTCVVDQDSGRLVWAAPGRNSDTLGRFFDQLGPERAAALTHVSADGAQWIHDTVTARAPQAVLGLDPFHIVGWATRELDKVRRQTWNTLRGNSSSAQASSVKGSRWALLKNPADLSPEQRGSLASIAQTNRHLYRAYLLKEQLRAVFQVKGQAGRELLAGWIAWARRSQLPGFIALAATLKRFQQLIWNTLIHQMSNAQSEATNTHLRALTRRSYGFHSPEALIAMAMLTRGGLCPPLPGR